One Kribbella sp. NBC_00662 genomic region harbors:
- a CDS encoding aldo/keto reductase has product METRKLGRTGRDVGVVGLGAWQLGADWGVVNESDALGVLHAAIEGGVTFIDTADVYGDGRSERLVGQVLKSHEGLTVATKMGRRVEQVPENYNLDNFRAWNDRSRQNLGVDTIDLVQLHCPPTPVYSNDEVFDALDSMVDEGRIAAYGVSVETCAEALTAIARPNVASVQIILNAFRLKPLDEVLPAAAAAGVGIIARVPLASGLLSGKYDEHTTFSADDHRTYNRHGEAFDVGETFSGVDFTTGLAAVRRLMPWLSAGTTMSQFALRWILDQPGVSVVIPGARNPDQVAGNISAATIPPLTEDQLTAVRTTYDELIRPQIHDRW; this is encoded by the coding sequence ATGGAGACGCGGAAGCTTGGACGGACCGGTCGGGACGTGGGCGTGGTCGGCCTCGGTGCGTGGCAGTTGGGTGCGGACTGGGGCGTGGTGAACGAGAGCGACGCGCTCGGCGTGCTGCATGCGGCGATCGAGGGTGGTGTCACGTTCATCGACACCGCCGACGTGTACGGCGATGGGCGGAGCGAGCGGCTTGTCGGACAGGTGCTGAAGTCGCACGAGGGGCTGACCGTGGCGACGAAGATGGGCCGCCGGGTCGAGCAGGTGCCGGAGAACTACAACCTCGACAACTTCCGCGCGTGGAACGACCGCTCCCGGCAGAATCTCGGTGTGGACACGATCGACCTGGTCCAGCTGCACTGCCCGCCGACGCCGGTGTACTCGAACGACGAGGTGTTCGACGCGCTCGACTCGATGGTCGACGAGGGGCGGATCGCGGCCTACGGCGTGAGCGTCGAGACCTGCGCCGAGGCACTCACCGCGATCGCGCGGCCGAATGTGGCGTCGGTGCAGATCATCCTGAACGCGTTCCGCCTGAAGCCGCTCGACGAGGTGCTCCCGGCGGCTGCCGCAGCCGGTGTCGGCATCATTGCCCGCGTCCCGCTGGCAAGCGGTCTCCTGTCCGGTAAGTACGACGAGCACACGACGTTCTCGGCCGACGACCACCGCACGTACAACCGCCACGGCGAGGCGTTCGACGTCGGCGAGACCTTCTCCGGCGTCGACTTCACCACCGGCCTCGCCGCCGTCCGCCGCCTGATGCCCTGGCTCTCTGCCGGCACCACGATGTCCCAGTTCGCCCTCCGCTGGATCCTCGACCAGCCCGGCGTCTCCGTCGTCATCCCCGGCGCCCGCAACCCCGACCAGGTAGCCGGCAACATCTCCGCCGCCACCATCCCGCCGCTCACCGAAGACCAGCTGACCGCCGTCCGCACCACCTACGACGAGCTCATCCGCCCGCAGATCCACGACCGCTGGTAA
- a CDS encoding PLP-dependent cysteine synthase family protein, giving the protein MMRFDSLLDSVGGTPLVGLPKLSPSADVRLWAKLEDHNPTGSIKDRAALRMLLDAEKDGRLRPGNTILEPTSGNTGISLAMAAKLRGYRMVCVMPENTSAERRQILRMWGVEIISSPAAGGSNEAVRVAKQVAEDHPDWVMLYQYGNPSNALAHYDGTAREIFTDLPSVTHFVAGLGTTGTLMGAGRFFREHKPEVKIVAAEPRYGELVYGLRNLDEGFVPELYDETLIDARFSVGPRDAVRRVRELLDNEGIFAGISTGAILHAALGQAAKCVRDGETADIAFVVADGGWKYLSTGAYEGTIDEAEDRLEGQLWA; this is encoded by the coding sequence ATCATGCGCTTCGACAGCCTGCTGGATTCGGTCGGAGGTACGCCGCTGGTCGGGCTGCCGAAGCTCTCGCCGTCGGCCGACGTCCGGCTCTGGGCCAAGCTCGAGGACCACAACCCGACCGGCTCGATCAAGGACCGGGCCGCGCTGCGGATGCTGCTGGACGCGGAGAAGGACGGTCGGCTCCGTCCGGGCAACACGATCCTCGAGCCGACGTCGGGCAACACCGGGATCTCGCTGGCGATGGCGGCCAAGCTGCGCGGCTACCGGATGGTCTGCGTGATGCCGGAGAACACCTCCGCGGAGCGCCGCCAGATCCTGCGGATGTGGGGCGTCGAGATCATCTCGTCCCCGGCCGCGGGCGGATCCAACGAGGCCGTGCGGGTCGCGAAACAGGTCGCCGAGGACCACCCGGACTGGGTGATGCTGTACCAGTACGGCAACCCGTCGAACGCCCTCGCCCACTACGACGGCACCGCCCGGGAGATCTTCACGGACCTCCCGTCGGTGACCCATTTCGTCGCCGGCCTCGGCACGACCGGCACGCTGATGGGCGCCGGCCGCTTCTTTCGCGAGCACAAGCCCGAGGTGAAGATCGTCGCCGCCGAGCCGCGGTACGGCGAACTCGTCTACGGCCTGCGCAATCTCGACGAGGGTTTCGTCCCCGAGCTGTACGACGAGACGCTGATCGACGCCCGCTTCTCGGTCGGACCGCGCGACGCCGTCCGCCGGGTGCGTGAACTGCTCGACAACGAGGGCATCTTCGCCGGTATCTCGACCGGCGCGATCCTGCACGCCGCGCTCGGACAGGCGGCCAAGTGCGTGCGGGACGGCGAGACCGCGGATATCGCGTTCGTGGTCGCTGACGGCGGCTGGAAGTATCTGTCGACCGGTGCCTACGAAGGCACGATCGACGAGGCGGAGGACCGCCTCGAAGGCCAGCTCTGGGCCTGA
- the murI gene encoding glutamate racemase has translation MADAPVGIFDSGFGGLTVARAVLDQLPHEPILYLGDTARQPYGPKPIAEVREYALECLDHLVEAGVKMLVIACNSASAAMLRDARERYDVPVVEVILPAARRAVAATRNQRVGVICTKATAQSLAYEDGFAAAPQIELFTRACPKFVPFVEAGVTSGPELIEAAHEYLDPMVEAGVDTLILGCTHYPLLTGVISYVMGDNVTLVSSADECAKDVYSVLTKTGLLRPDNLPDPQHRFVTTGSPDEFAAIGSRFLGPVLSSVDQFAWVR, from the coding sequence GTGGCTGACGCACCGGTGGGGATCTTCGACTCAGGCTTCGGGGGACTCACCGTCGCCCGCGCGGTTCTCGACCAGTTGCCGCACGAACCGATCCTGTATCTCGGCGACACCGCCCGCCAGCCGTACGGTCCGAAGCCGATCGCCGAGGTGCGTGAGTACGCGCTGGAGTGTCTCGATCATCTGGTCGAGGCCGGCGTGAAGATGCTCGTGATCGCGTGCAACTCCGCCAGCGCCGCGATGCTGCGGGACGCCCGCGAGCGGTACGACGTACCGGTCGTCGAGGTGATCCTGCCCGCGGCCCGGCGAGCGGTTGCCGCGACGCGCAACCAGCGCGTCGGCGTGATCTGCACGAAGGCAACAGCTCAATCGCTTGCGTACGAAGACGGTTTCGCCGCGGCGCCGCAGATCGAGCTGTTCACGCGGGCGTGCCCGAAGTTCGTGCCGTTCGTCGAGGCCGGCGTGACGTCGGGACCCGAGCTGATCGAGGCCGCGCACGAGTATCTCGATCCGATGGTCGAGGCCGGTGTCGACACGCTGATCCTCGGCTGCACCCACTACCCGCTGCTCACCGGCGTGATCTCGTACGTGATGGGTGACAACGTCACCCTGGTCAGCAGCGCCGACGAATGCGCGAAGGACGTCTACAGCGTGCTCACGAAGACCGGCCTGCTCCGCCCGGACAACCTGCCGGACCCGCAGCACCGCTTCGTCACGACAGGAAGCCCGGACGAGTTCGCGGCGATCGGCTCGCGGTTCCTCGGACCGGTGCTGTCGAGCGTCGACCAGTTCGCCTGGGTTCGCTGA
- a CDS encoding Mov34/MPN/PAD-1 family protein: MLVIEKVTYDAIVAHARKDHPDEACGVVAGAEGSDRATRFIPMLNAAMSPTFYEFDSGDLFRLYKEMGERDEEPVVIYHSHTATEAYPSRTDINLAQEPGAHYVLVSTRDGADSPAYDGPVEFRSYRIVDGEVTEEEVRVVGSYEETSEGEH; this comes from the coding sequence GTGTTGGTGATCGAGAAGGTGACGTACGACGCGATCGTGGCGCATGCCCGGAAGGATCATCCGGATGAGGCGTGCGGTGTGGTCGCGGGCGCGGAGGGGTCGGATCGGGCTACCCGGTTCATCCCGATGCTGAACGCGGCGATGTCACCGACGTTCTACGAGTTCGACTCCGGGGATCTGTTCCGGCTGTACAAGGAGATGGGCGAGCGGGACGAGGAACCGGTGGTGATCTACCACTCGCACACCGCCACCGAGGCGTACCCGTCGCGGACCGACATCAACCTGGCGCAGGAGCCGGGCGCGCACTACGTGCTGGTGTCGACGCGGGACGGCGCGGACTCCCCGGCGTACGACGGGCCGGTCGAGTTCCGCTCGTACCGGATCGTCGACGGCGAGGTCACGGAAGAAGAAGTACGCGTAGTTGGTTCTTATGAAGAAACCTCTGAAGGAGAGCACTGA
- a CDS encoding MoaD family protein encodes MAIELRVPTILRTYTGGAKAVDGDGATLAEFIDNVNGNHPGLKERIVEGEPEELRRFVNVYVNDEDVRFTGGLKTEIKDGDVVVVLPAVAGG; translated from the coding sequence ATGGCGATCGAGCTGCGCGTGCCGACGATCCTGCGCACCTATACCGGTGGCGCGAAGGCGGTCGACGGTGACGGCGCGACCCTGGCCGAGTTCATCGACAACGTCAACGGCAACCACCCGGGCCTCAAGGAGCGCATCGTGGAGGGTGAGCCGGAGGAGCTGCGCCGGTTCGTGAACGTGTACGTGAACGACGAGGACGTCCGGTTCACCGGCGGCCTGAAGACCGAGATCAAGGACGGCGACGTCGTCGTCGTACTGCCCGCGGTCGCCGGCGGCTGA